One Microvirga thermotolerans DNA window includes the following coding sequences:
- a CDS encoding ABC transporter permease: MAMAQAAPASRRRFRSFELILGVALTGGMTLAVLFSGFLFPDGGESMDLMARLLPPFQNPAHILGTDPLGRDVLARVIVGGRISLVVGVLSVLGAVTVGTLMGLLAGYYRGIAEVVLMRFADVQLALPFILIAIMFLAILGTGIDKVIFFMIVAQWVQYARLVRGSVLALRDREFILSARAIGVGNGRIIFQHILPNVLGPIVILMTLNVANNILLESSLTFLGLGVDPLIPSWGGMLADGRTYLQSAWWVSVFPGLAIMFTVLGLNLLGDWLRDFLDPTGQTSK, translated from the coding sequence ATGGCCATGGCCCAGGCCGCGCCCGCATCGCGGCGGCGTTTCAGATCCTTCGAACTCATCCTCGGGGTGGCGCTCACCGGCGGCATGACGCTGGCGGTGCTCTTCTCCGGCTTCCTCTTCCCCGACGGCGGCGAGAGCATGGACCTCATGGCCCGCCTGCTCCCGCCGTTCCAGAACCCGGCCCATATCCTCGGGACCGATCCGCTCGGGCGCGACGTGCTCGCCCGCGTGATCGTGGGCGGGCGCATCTCCCTCGTGGTCGGCGTGCTCTCGGTCCTGGGCGCGGTGACGGTCGGAACCCTCATGGGTCTCCTCGCGGGCTACTATCGCGGCATCGCCGAAGTGGTGCTGATGCGCTTCGCGGACGTGCAGCTCGCGCTACCGTTCATCCTCATCGCCATCATGTTCCTCGCCATTCTCGGCACGGGCATCGACAAGGTGATCTTCTTCATGATCGTCGCGCAGTGGGTCCAGTACGCCCGCCTCGTGCGCGGCTCCGTCCTCGCCCTGCGCGACCGGGAGTTCATCCTCTCCGCCCGCGCCATCGGCGTCGGCAACGGGCGCATCATCTTCCAGCACATCCTGCCCAACGTGCTCGGCCCCATCGTCATCCTGATGACGCTGAACGTGGCCAACAACATCCTCCTCGAAAGCAGCCTGACCTTCCTCGGCCTCGGCGTCGATCCGCTCATTCCGAGCTGGGGCGGGATGCTGGCGGACGGGCGGACCTACCTGCAGTCGGCCTGGTGGGTCAGCGTCTTCCCCGGCCTCGCCATCATGTTCACCGTGCTCGGTCTCAACCTCCTCGGCGACTGGCTGCGCGACTTCCTCGATCCCACAGGACAGACCTCGAAATGA
- a CDS encoding ABC transporter permease — MAGFILKRLLQAIFVILAVTLIVSFAIRLSGDPAVMLAGGSNITEKDLQNIRQALGLERPFYVQYLSFLKGLLVGDFGRSFMGGTPVSLLISKALPATLLLAFVSLLISIALSVPLGVYAAVKRGRWPDQLIRILSLIGLSFPNFWLAIMMVLFFSISLGLLPPSGMEGPESFVMPALTMGIILTATNVRLVRTSMLETLSQQYIMVARSKGLKDRVVLYKHALRNSAIPLVTYVGLQFGSLIGGIVIVERVFNWPGMGTLAFDAISARDYPVLQGAITVLALFIVLINLLVDIAYGLIDPRIRTE, encoded by the coding sequence ATGGCGGGCTTCATTCTCAAGCGACTGCTCCAGGCCATTTTCGTCATCCTGGCCGTGACGCTGATCGTGTCCTTCGCCATCCGGCTCTCCGGCGATCCGGCCGTGATGCTGGCGGGCGGCAGCAACATCACCGAGAAGGACCTGCAGAACATCCGTCAGGCGCTGGGCCTGGAGCGGCCCTTCTACGTGCAGTACCTCTCCTTCCTGAAAGGCCTGCTCGTCGGCGATTTCGGCCGCAGCTTCATGGGCGGGACGCCCGTGTCGCTCCTGATCTCCAAGGCGCTCCCTGCGACCCTGCTCCTGGCCTTCGTCTCGCTCCTGATCTCCATCGCCCTCTCGGTGCCGCTCGGCGTCTACGCTGCGGTCAAGCGCGGGCGCTGGCCCGACCAGCTCATCCGCATCCTGTCCCTGATCGGCCTGTCCTTCCCGAACTTCTGGCTGGCGATCATGATGGTGCTGTTCTTCTCCATCAGCCTCGGCCTCCTGCCGCCGAGCGGCATGGAGGGGCCCGAGAGCTTCGTCATGCCGGCCCTCACCATGGGCATCATCCTCACCGCCACCAACGTGCGCCTGGTGCGCACCTCCATGCTCGAGACGCTCTCGCAGCAATACATCATGGTGGCGCGCTCGAAGGGGCTGAAGGACCGGGTGGTGCTCTACAAGCATGCCCTGCGCAACTCGGCGATTCCCCTCGTCACCTATGTGGGGCTTCAGTTCGGCAGCCTCATCGGCGGCATCGTCATCGTGGAGCGGGTCTTCAACTGGCCCGGCATGGGGACGCTCGCCTTCGACGCGATCTCCGCCCGCGACTATCCGGTCCTGCAGGGGGCGATCACGGTGCTCGCCCTCTTCATCGTGCTCATCAACCTCCTGGTCGACATCGCCTACGGGCTGATCGACCCCCGCATCCGGACGGAGTGA
- a CDS encoding ABC transporter substrate-binding protein has protein sequence MKLSTTLKALGLAAAVALAPLAAPAQAAGTVTVAIALDPGSWDPIDTFVVDWSSAANNIFDGLTARGADMKLKPGLATSWEFLDNNSRIRFKLRENVKFHNGEPFNAEAVKFTFDRLLGPEGKKGPQQSNYNSIDRVEVVDASTVDFVMKQPDPVLLTKLAGYGAMIVPPKYIQEKGDDYFNTHPVGTGPFKFVSYEPKVSLTLEAFPEHWGGAPKLDKLVFRMIAEANTQIAELQAGRIDIATLIPFGLAPTVEKDPKLSLISITGPTVVALRLNTQNGITKDVNVRKALIMGIDRDAIIKAVLLGHGKPIASFQADLSFGYDPNLKPLPFDLAKAKQMLQQAGVQPGAPIKIDFRGNDATFREVAQAAAGFLQALGLKPSLQPYETPVLLNDIIPNGKTGEAWHNAWGGWTFDYDNTAYLMYHSGEKWNPYDKDPKLDAMLEKQRSIYDVKEREKILQEIARYVADNALEIPLYNQNTIYGVNKRLKNFEPPADRRFRFTDVTVE, from the coding sequence ATGAAGCTATCCACGACCCTCAAGGCGCTCGGCCTCGCGGCCGCGGTCGCCCTGGCGCCGCTCGCGGCGCCGGCGCAGGCCGCCGGCACGGTGACCGTCGCCATCGCCCTCGATCCCGGCAGCTGGGACCCCATCGACACCTTCGTGGTCGACTGGTCGTCCGCCGCCAACAACATCTTCGACGGCCTCACCGCGCGCGGCGCGGACATGAAGCTCAAGCCCGGCCTCGCGACGAGCTGGGAGTTCCTCGACAACAACAGCCGCATCCGCTTCAAGCTGCGCGAGAACGTGAAGTTCCACAACGGCGAGCCCTTCAATGCGGAAGCCGTGAAGTTCACCTTCGACCGGCTCCTCGGCCCAGAGGGCAAGAAGGGGCCGCAGCAGTCGAACTACAACTCCATCGACCGGGTCGAGGTCGTCGACGCCAGCACGGTCGACTTCGTCATGAAGCAGCCGGACCCGGTGCTGCTGACCAAGCTCGCCGGCTACGGCGCCATGATCGTTCCGCCCAAGTACATCCAGGAGAAGGGCGACGACTACTTCAACACCCATCCGGTCGGCACCGGGCCGTTCAAGTTCGTCAGCTACGAGCCCAAGGTCAGCCTGACCCTCGAAGCCTTCCCCGAGCACTGGGGCGGCGCGCCGAAGCTCGACAAGCTCGTTTTCCGCATGATCGCGGAGGCCAACACGCAGATCGCCGAGCTCCAGGCCGGACGCATCGACATCGCGACCCTGATCCCCTTCGGCCTCGCCCCGACCGTGGAGAAGGACCCGAAGCTCAGCCTCATCAGCATCACCGGCCCGACGGTGGTGGCGCTGCGCCTCAACACGCAGAACGGCATCACCAAGGACGTGAACGTGCGCAAGGCGCTCATCATGGGCATCGACCGCGACGCGATCATCAAGGCGGTGCTCCTCGGCCACGGCAAGCCCATCGCCAGCTTCCAGGCCGACCTGTCCTTCGGCTACGACCCGAACCTGAAGCCGCTGCCCTTCGACCTCGCCAAGGCGAAGCAGATGCTCCAGCAGGCGGGCGTGCAGCCCGGCGCGCCGATCAAGATCGACTTCCGCGGCAACGACGCGACCTTCCGCGAGGTGGCGCAGGCGGCGGCGGGCTTTCTCCAGGCGCTCGGGCTCAAGCCGTCGCTGCAGCCCTACGAGACGCCGGTGCTGCTCAACGACATCATCCCGAACGGCAAGACGGGCGAGGCCTGGCACAACGCCTGGGGCGGCTGGACCTTCGACTACGACAACACCGCCTACCTGATGTATCACTCCGGCGAGAAGTGGAATCCCTACGACAAGGATCCCAAGCTCGACGCGATGCTGGAGAAGCAGCGCAGCATCTACGACGTGAAGGAGCGCGAGAAGATCCTTCAGGAGATCGCCCGCTACGTGGCGGACAACGCCCTGGAGATCCCGCTCTACAACCAGAACACCATCTACGGCGTGAACAAGCGGCTGAAGAACTTCGAGCCGCCGGCGGACCGCCGCTTCCGCTTCACGGACGTCACCGTGGAGTAA
- a CDS encoding ABC transporter ATP-binding protein has product MADFSLQNRQAEPLLSVRSLSVEFGSGAGAFRAVKEVGFDVEPGKTLAIVGESGSGKSVTSLAIMRLTDYTGGRIVGGQVLFRRPGGETLDLVGAPDETLRAIRGNEIAMIFQEPMTSLNPVFTIGNQIGEALTLHEGLNAREARLRAKELLQKVRLPDADRLLDRYPHQLSGGMRQRVMIAMALACGPKLLIADEPTTALDVTIQAQILNIIRDLQAEMGTAVIFITHDMGVVAEMADDVVVMWKGEKVEQAPVREIFAAPKHPYTRALLSAVPRLGSLKGEPLPKRTPVMVMEAGEPKQVGETRVQDTADYAKPILQVEKLTTRFDVGKTFFGRVTHRVHAVEEVSFDIYPGETLALVGESGSGKSTIGRTLQQLVEPTGGTVRFEGRDMNAMTQAERRRLRQQIQYIFQDPFASLDPRHTVGFSIAEPIVVHGLIKDRRAIERRVHELLEQVGLQPHHAKRYPHEFSGGQRQRICIARALASDPKLVIADESVSALDVSIQAQIVNLLMELQERRRLSYLFITHDMAVVEKISHRVAVMYLGQIVEIGPRQAVFENPQHSYTRKLLSAVPIADPERERARTRIEGEIPSPVRPVGQEPAIHRMREVEPGHWVAEEAERLRGAA; this is encoded by the coding sequence ATGGCGGATTTTTCCCTTCAGAATCGGCAGGCCGAGCCTCTCCTTTCGGTGCGTTCGTTATCGGTTGAGTTCGGCTCGGGGGCGGGCGCCTTCCGGGCGGTGAAGGAGGTCGGCTTCGACGTCGAGCCGGGCAAGACCCTCGCCATCGTCGGGGAATCGGGCTCCGGCAAGTCCGTCACCTCCCTCGCCATCATGCGGCTCACGGACTACACCGGCGGGCGCATCGTCGGCGGCCAGGTGCTGTTCCGCCGCCCGGGGGGCGAGACGCTGGACCTCGTCGGCGCCCCGGACGAGACGCTGCGCGCCATCCGCGGCAACGAGATCGCGATGATCTTCCAGGAGCCGATGACCTCCCTCAACCCGGTCTTCACCATCGGCAACCAGATCGGCGAGGCGCTCACCCTGCACGAGGGGCTCAACGCCCGCGAGGCGCGCCTGCGGGCGAAGGAGCTTCTCCAGAAGGTCCGCCTTCCCGACGCCGACCGGCTCCTCGACCGCTATCCGCACCAGCTCTCGGGCGGCATGCGCCAGCGCGTGATGATCGCCATGGCGCTCGCCTGCGGCCCGAAGCTCCTGATCGCCGACGAGCCGACCACGGCCCTCGACGTGACGATCCAGGCGCAGATCCTCAACATCATCCGCGACCTGCAGGCCGAGATGGGCACGGCCGTCATCTTCATCACCCACGACATGGGCGTGGTGGCCGAGATGGCCGACGACGTCGTGGTGATGTGGAAGGGCGAGAAGGTGGAGCAGGCGCCGGTGCGCGAGATCTTCGCCGCGCCGAAGCACCCCTACACCCGCGCGCTGCTCTCCGCGGTGCCGCGCCTGGGCAGCCTGAAGGGCGAGCCCCTGCCCAAGCGCACGCCGGTGATGGTGATGGAGGCGGGCGAGCCGAAGCAGGTCGGCGAGACCCGCGTGCAGGACACCGCCGACTATGCGAAGCCCATTCTGCAGGTGGAGAAGCTGACCACCCGCTTCGACGTGGGCAAGACCTTCTTCGGCCGCGTCACCCATCGCGTCCACGCGGTGGAGGAGGTGAGCTTCGACATCTACCCGGGCGAGACGCTCGCGCTCGTGGGCGAATCCGGCTCGGGCAAGTCGACCATCGGACGCACCCTGCAGCAGCTGGTGGAGCCGACGGGCGGCACGGTGCGCTTCGAGGGGCGCGACATGAACGCCATGACCCAGGCGGAGCGGCGGCGCCTGCGCCAGCAGATCCAGTACATCTTCCAGGATCCCTTCGCCTCCCTCGACCCGCGCCACACGGTCGGCTTCAGCATCGCGGAGCCCATCGTGGTGCACGGTCTCATCAAGGACCGCAGGGCCATCGAGCGGCGGGTGCACGAGCTGCTCGAGCAGGTCGGCCTGCAGCCGCACCACGCCAAGCGCTATCCGCACGAATTCTCGGGCGGTCAGCGCCAGCGCATCTGCATCGCGCGGGCCCTGGCGAGCGATCCGAAACTCGTGATCGCCGACGAGTCCGTCTCGGCGCTGGACGTGTCGATCCAGGCGCAGATCGTGAACCTGCTCATGGAGCTCCAGGAGCGGCGGCGCCTCTCCTACCTCTTCATCACGCACGACATGGCGGTGGTGGAGAAGATCAGCCATCGCGTCGCGGTGATGTATCTCGGACAGATCGTGGAGATCGGCCCGCGCCAGGCGGTGTTCGAGAACCCGCAGCATTCCTACACCCGCAAGCTCCTCTCGGCGGTTCCCATCGCCGATCCGGAGCGCGAGCGCGCCCGAACGCGCATCGAGGGAGAGATCCCGAGCCCCGTCCGTCCCGTCGGCCAGGAGCCGGCGATCCACCGGATGCGGGAGGTCGAACCGGGCCATTGGGTCGCCGAGGAAGCCGAACGGCTCCGCGGCGCGGCCTGA
- a CDS encoding aminopeptidase has protein sequence MNEQVRNPSAAASHAERLDRLAEVAVRVGLGLRPGQEVVMTAPLEAVALVRRITEHAYRAGASLVTTLFSDEEATLLRFRHGREDGFDAAAGWLYDGMAAAFRNGAARLAVVGEDPSLLAQQDPEKVARANRARSKAYMPALNLIAGFDTNWTIVSAATPAWAKAVFPDDPEEVAVARLWDAIFSASRVDTQDPIAAWAAHNASLQARTRVLNEKSYAALHFKGPGTDLRVGLADGHEWNGGATKAKNGVVCNANIPTEEVFTTPHKDRVEGTVTSTKPLSYQGTLIQDIQVRFENGRIVEARARTGEAVLRKVLETDEGARRLGEVALVPDSSPISRSGLLFLNTLFDENASSHIALGQAYSKCIRDGGSMSEDELAARGANRSLIHIDWMIGSNRVDVDGIAADGRAEPLMRGGEWVSA, from the coding sequence ATGAACGAGCAAGTCCGGAACCCGTCCGCAGCCGCCTCCCATGCCGAGCGGCTCGACCGGCTGGCCGAGGTCGCGGTCCGCGTGGGCCTCGGCCTCAGGCCGGGGCAGGAGGTCGTCATGACCGCGCCCCTGGAGGCCGTCGCCCTCGTGCGGCGCATCACGGAGCATGCCTACAGGGCAGGGGCCTCCCTGGTGACCACCCTCTTCTCCGACGAGGAGGCGACCCTCCTGCGCTTCCGTCACGGGCGCGAGGACGGCTTCGACGCCGCCGCCGGCTGGCTCTACGACGGCATGGCCGCCGCCTTCAGGAACGGCGCCGCGCGCCTCGCCGTGGTCGGCGAGGACCCGTCCCTCCTGGCGCAGCAGGATCCCGAGAAGGTCGCCCGCGCCAACAGGGCGCGCTCCAAGGCCTACATGCCGGCCCTCAACCTGATCGCCGGATTCGACACCAACTGGACCATCGTCTCCGCCGCCACTCCCGCCTGGGCGAAGGCGGTGTTCCCGGACGATCCGGAGGAGGTCGCCGTCGCCAGGCTGTGGGACGCGATCTTCTCCGCCTCCCGCGTCGACACGCAGGACCCGATCGCCGCCTGGGCGGCGCACAACGCCAGTCTCCAGGCCCGCACCCGGGTGCTCAACGAGAAGAGCTACGCCGCCCTGCACTTCAAGGGCCCCGGCACGGACCTGCGCGTCGGCCTCGCCGACGGGCACGAATGGAACGGCGGCGCGACGAAGGCGAAGAACGGCGTCGTCTGCAACGCCAACATCCCGACCGAGGAGGTCTTCACCACCCCCCACAAGGACCGGGTGGAGGGCACCGTGACGAGCACCAAGCCGCTCTCCTACCAGGGCACCCTGATCCAGGACATCCAGGTCCGGTTCGAGAACGGCCGCATCGTGGAGGCCAGGGCCCGCACCGGCGAGGCCGTGCTGAGAAAGGTGCTGGAGACGGACGAGGGCGCGCGCCGCCTGGGCGAGGTCGCCCTGGTGCCCGATTCCTCGCCCATCTCCCGCAGCGGGCTCCTCTTCCTCAACACCCTCTTCGACGAGAACGCCTCGAGCCACATCGCCCTCGGACAGGCCTACAGCAAATGCATCAGGGACGGCGGCTCCATGAGCGAGGACGAGCTGGCCGCCCGCGGCGCCAACAGGAGCCTGATCCATATCGACTGGATGATCGGCTCGAACCGGGTGGACGTGGACGGGATCGCTGCGGACGGCCGGGCCGAGCCGCTCATGCGCGGCGGCGAATGGGTGTCGGCGTGA
- the modC gene encoding molybdenum ABC transporter ATP-binding protein, whose product MSLEVDIRHRLGAFVLDAHFRSEGRLTALFGRSGAGKTTLVNAIGGLVRPERGRIAVQGRVLLDTDKGIDVPVHRRRVGYVFQEGRLFPHLTVRQNLLFGRWFTPRRERRADFGRVVDLLGIGHLLGRRPGTLSGGEKQRVAIGRALLADPQILLMDEPLASLDDTRKAEIYPYIERLRDEGRVPIVLVSHSVPEIARLATAVVVLAEGRAVACGPAAEILRHPELFPEPGPAEAGALVETRVLRHEDSFDLTVLETRSGPLTVPRLDLPVGAPLRVRIRARDVILALERPQGLSALNVLPGRVEAMEGGEGPGLDVTLDCGGERLLARITRKSAAHLGLAPGREVHAIVKSVAFDSQVVTRTPRED is encoded by the coding sequence ATGAGTCTCGAGGTCGACATCCGCCACCGGCTGGGCGCCTTCGTCCTCGATGCGCATTTCCGCTCCGAGGGGCGGCTCACCGCGCTGTTCGGGCGCTCCGGCGCGGGCAAGACGACCCTCGTCAACGCCATCGGCGGCCTCGTCAGGCCGGAGCGCGGGCGCATCGCCGTGCAGGGGCGCGTCCTCCTCGACACCGACAAGGGCATCGACGTCCCGGTCCACCGGCGGCGGGTGGGCTACGTGTTCCAGGAAGGCCGCCTGTTCCCGCATCTCACGGTGCGGCAGAACCTGCTCTTCGGGCGCTGGTTCACGCCCCGCCGCGAGCGCCGGGCCGATTTCGGCCGCGTCGTGGATCTCCTCGGCATCGGCCATCTCCTCGGGCGGCGGCCCGGCACCCTCTCGGGCGGCGAGAAGCAGCGGGTCGCCATCGGCCGGGCGCTCCTCGCCGATCCGCAGATCCTGCTCATGGACGAACCGCTCGCCTCCCTCGACGACACCCGCAAGGCGGAGATCTATCCCTATATCGAGCGCCTGCGCGACGAGGGCAGGGTGCCCATCGTCCTCGTCAGCCATTCGGTGCCGGAGATCGCCCGCCTCGCCACCGCCGTCGTGGTCCTGGCCGAGGGCCGGGCGGTCGCCTGCGGCCCCGCCGCCGAGATCCTCAGGCACCCGGAGCTTTTCCCGGAGCCCGGCCCGGCGGAGGCGGGCGCCCTCGTCGAGACGCGGGTGCTGCGCCATGAGGATTCTTTCGACCTGACGGTCCTCGAAACCCGCTCCGGCCCGCTCACCGTCCCCCGGCTCGACCTGCCCGTCGGAGCGCCGCTCAGGGTGCGCATCCGCGCCCGCGACGTCATCCTGGCCCTGGAGCGGCCGCAGGGGCTCAGCGCCCTGAACGTCCTGCCCGGCCGGGTGGAGGCCATGGAGGGCGGCGAGGGGCCCGGCCTCGACGTGACGCTCGATTGCGGGGGCGAGCGCCTTCTCGCCCGGATCACCCGCAAGTCCGCCGCGCATCTCGGCCTCGCGCCGGGCCGGGAGGTGCACGCGATCGTCAAGAGCGTCGCCTTCGACTCGCAGGTCGTGACCCGCACCCCGCGCGAGGATTAG
- the modB gene encoding molybdate ABC transporter permease subunit, translating to MNAWLSPEEWSAVALSLKVAATAVAASLVPGIAVAMLLARGRFPGRRALDAVVHLPLVLPPVAVGYLLLLTFGRRAPAGAFLAEHLGLVFSFRWTGAALACAVMGFPLLVRAVRLSIESVDRRLEKAGETLGAHPAWVFLLVTLPLITPGILAGAVLCFAKAMGEFGATITFVSNIPGETQTLPTAIYAFTQVPGGEGRALRLTLVSVAISVAALWASEWLARRVRRRLAAG from the coding sequence TTGAACGCCTGGCTCTCCCCGGAGGAATGGTCGGCGGTCGCCTTGAGCCTAAAGGTGGCGGCGACGGCCGTGGCCGCCAGCCTCGTTCCCGGCATCGCCGTGGCGATGCTCCTCGCCCGGGGGCGCTTTCCGGGGCGCCGGGCGCTCGATGCCGTCGTGCACCTGCCCCTCGTCCTGCCGCCGGTGGCGGTAGGATACCTCCTGCTGCTGACCTTCGGGCGGCGGGCGCCGGCGGGCGCCTTCCTCGCCGAGCATCTCGGCCTCGTGTTCTCCTTCCGCTGGACCGGCGCCGCCCTCGCCTGCGCGGTGATGGGCTTCCCGCTCCTGGTGCGGGCGGTGCGCCTGTCCATCGAGTCCGTGGACCGCAGGCTGGAGAAGGCGGGCGAGACGCTGGGCGCCCACCCGGCCTGGGTCTTCCTGCTCGTCACCCTGCCGCTCATCACGCCCGGCATCCTGGCGGGGGCGGTCCTGTGCTTCGCCAAGGCCATGGGCGAGTTCGGCGCCACGATCACCTTCGTCTCCAACATCCCCGGCGAGACGCAGACCCTGCCGACGGCCATCTACGCCTTCACCCAGGTTCCCGGCGGGGAGGGGCGGGCGCTGCGCCTCACCCTCGTCTCCGTCGCGATCTCGGTGGCGGCCCTCTGGGCCTCGGAATGGCTCGCCCGGCGGGTGAGGCGGAGGCTCGCCGCCGGATGA
- the modA gene encoding molybdate ABC transporter substrate-binding protein: MALSMIPKFARAALAGLVATAVLTAPAAARSEGIVVFAAASLRNALDDIAAAWQRESGTKAAVSYAGSNVLARQIEAGAPADVFLSADLDWMDYAASKGLIDPASRTNLLGNALVLIAPKDEGADIALVPGVDLAAALKGGRLAMAGVEAVPAGRYGKAALQRLGAWEGVKDRIAQAENVRAALLFVARGEAPLGIVYRTDAASDPSVRVVATFPADAHPPILYPAALTRTARPEARAFLAFLGSPQARQAFERHGFSFRGKPVSGS; this comes from the coding sequence ATGGCGCTGAGCATGATACCGAAATTCGCCCGGGCCGCCCTCGCGGGTCTCGTCGCCACCGCGGTTCTGACCGCGCCTGCCGCCGCCCGGAGCGAAGGCATCGTCGTCTTCGCGGCGGCGAGCCTCAGGAACGCCCTCGACGACATCGCCGCCGCCTGGCAGCGGGAATCCGGCACGAAGGCCGCGGTCTCCTATGCGGGCAGCAACGTCCTCGCCCGGCAGATCGAGGCGGGCGCGCCCGCCGACGTGTTCCTGTCCGCCGATCTCGACTGGATGGACTACGCCGCGTCCAAGGGGCTCATCGACCCGGCGAGCCGCACGAACCTTCTCGGCAACGCCCTCGTCCTCATCGCGCCGAAGGACGAGGGCGCGGACATCGCGCTCGTCCCCGGCGTCGACCTCGCGGCGGCGCTGAAGGGCGGGCGTCTCGCCATGGCCGGCGTGGAAGCGGTGCCCGCGGGCAGGTACGGCAAGGCGGCCCTGCAGCGGCTCGGCGCGTGGGAGGGCGTCAAGGACCGCATCGCCCAGGCGGAGAACGTGCGCGCCGCGCTCCTCTTCGTGGCGCGGGGCGAGGCGCCGCTCGGCATCGTGTACCGCACCGACGCCGCCTCCGACCCCTCGGTCCGCGTGGTCGCGACCTTCCCGGCGGACGCGCATCCGCCGATCCTCTATCCGGCCGCGCTCACGAGGACGGCCCGGCCCGAGGCGCGGGCGTTCCTCGCCTTCCTCGGCTCGCCGCAGGCGAGGCAGGCCTTCGAGCGGCACGGTTTCTCCTTCCGCGGCAAGCCGGTTTCGGGATCTTGA
- the msrQ gene encoding protein-methionine-sulfoxide reductase heme-binding subunit MsrQ, with amino-acid sequence MDARSPKAAPRTAPAAARVPMIALYAVGLAPAAWLFYQGVNDNLGADPMRYLEQSLGLWALRFLVATLAVTPLRQLAGINLLRYRRLLGLLCFYYAALHWTTYLVLDQGLDLEAIWADLVKRPYITIGMATFLVLVPLAATSSNAAIRRLGGKAWARLHRLVYAAAIGAVLHFLLVVKSWPPEPLVYAAIVLALLGYRLGRSVLRRLAPKPEPRRRAA; translated from the coding sequence ATGGACGCGCGCAGCCCGAAGGCCGCCCCGCGGACCGCGCCCGCGGCCGCGCGGGTGCCCATGATCGCCCTCTACGCCGTCGGCCTCGCGCCGGCCGCGTGGCTGTTCTACCAGGGCGTCAACGACAATCTCGGGGCCGATCCCATGCGCTACCTGGAGCAGTCGCTCGGCCTCTGGGCGCTGCGCTTCCTGGTGGCGACGCTCGCCGTCACGCCCCTGCGCCAGCTGGCGGGCATCAACCTCCTGCGCTACCGGCGCCTGCTCGGGCTCCTGTGCTTCTACTACGCCGCCCTCCACTGGACGACCTATCTCGTCCTCGACCAGGGGCTCGATCTCGAGGCGATCTGGGCCGATCTCGTGAAGCGGCCCTACATCACCATCGGCATGGCGACCTTCCTCGTCCTCGTTCCCCTCGCGGCGACCTCCAGCAACGCAGCCATCCGCAGGCTCGGCGGAAAGGCCTGGGCGCGGCTGCACCGGCTGGTCTATGCCGCCGCCATCGGCGCGGTGCTGCACTTCCTGCTCGTCGTGAAGTCCTGGCCGCCGGAGCCGCTGGTCTATGCGGCCATCGTGCTCGCGCTCCTGGGATACAGGCTGGGGCGGTCCGTCCTGCGCAGGCTCGCGCCGAAGCCGGAGCCCCGCCGCCGCGCGGCTTGA
- the msrP gene encoding protein-methionine-sulfoxide reductase catalytic subunit MsrP: MPIRRRSDILPSEITPREIYLNRRQIIAGAAGLALASGLPATARAGSLATVKSPFSTDEKPTSLQDVTSYNNYYEFGVDKGAPAAHAHTLRTSPWTVKVDGLVARPAEFSVEDLIKGSTLEERIYRMRCVEGWSMVVPWDGFPLADLIKRVEPLGSAKYVAFETAYRPEEMPGLQSMFPVLEWPYVEGLRLDEAMHPLTILAVGLYGERLPNQNGAPIRLVVPWKYGFKGIKSIARISFVEKQPETSWNRQAPDEYGFYANVNPNVDHPRWSQKTERRIGEGGLFVKRRPTLLFNGYAEEVAQLYSGMDLRKFY, translated from the coding sequence GTGCCGATCCGCCGCCGTTCAGACATCCTCCCGTCCGAGATCACGCCCCGGGAGATCTATCTCAACCGCCGCCAGATCATCGCCGGGGCCGCAGGCCTTGCCCTTGCCTCCGGCCTGCCCGCGACGGCGCGGGCAGGCTCCCTCGCCACCGTCAAGAGCCCGTTCTCCACGGACGAGAAGCCGACGAGCCTCCAGGACGTGACGAGCTACAACAACTACTACGAGTTCGGGGTCGACAAGGGCGCTCCCGCCGCCCATGCCCACACCCTCAGGACCTCGCCCTGGACGGTGAAGGTGGACGGCCTCGTCGCCAGGCCCGCCGAGTTCTCCGTGGAGGATCTCATCAAGGGCTCGACCCTGGAGGAGCGCATCTACCGCATGCGCTGCGTCGAGGGCTGGTCCATGGTCGTTCCCTGGGACGGGTTCCCCCTCGCCGATCTGATCAAGCGGGTCGAGCCCCTCGGCAGCGCGAAATACGTGGCCTTCGAGACCGCCTACAGGCCGGAGGAGATGCCGGGGCTCCAGTCCATGTTCCCGGTGCTCGAATGGCCCTACGTGGAGGGCCTGCGGCTCGACGAGGCGATGCATCCGCTCACCATCCTCGCCGTGGGGCTCTACGGCGAGAGGCTGCCGAACCAGAACGGCGCGCCGATCCGGCTCGTCGTGCCGTGGAAGTACGGCTTCAAGGGCATCAAGTCGATCGCGCGGATCAGCTTCGTCGAGAAGCAGCCCGAAACCTCCTGGAACAGGCAGGCGCCGGACGAGTACGGCTTCTACGCCAACGTGAACCCCAACGTGGACCATCCGCGCTGGAGCCAGAAGACCGAGCGCCGGATCGGGGAGGGCGGCCTCTTCGTGAAGAGGCGCCCGACGCTGCTCTTCAACGGCTATGCCGAGGAGGTGGCGCAGCTCTATTCCGGCATGGACCTGCGGAAGTTCTACTGA